In Hypanus sabinus isolate sHypSab1 chromosome 30, sHypSab1.hap1, whole genome shotgun sequence, one DNA window encodes the following:
- the LOC132383406 gene encoding thyroid hormone receptor-associated protein 3-like isoform X3 has product MKSFAGPRSRSRSYSPTHNRERNYQREYQPREFRAHRGYRRPFIQRRGRGYYPRGNWNNRGGYGNYGNYNHYGNYRPNWHNYRSTYSPRRGRSRSRSPKRRSVSPRSRSRSRYTDKSSSSRSRRSSSSRSRSSPHRSRSASPKRRSKKNKSSQKEAAASQLPAQESEEQQKRSPEDGQTGNGSSEAATGPAPKRGDSWKGLTAYDASPKHPSPAPRSTVVLKTSSPLHSSPSQQSPPQSSVARHTSPPGSPSQMSPQGRSPTRANTSHQSPPSLSSSVRSLPRQTSGNHSPPQRSPPLTSLAQGNAQKEEARSGMTGLFVEQPAPTIPSYLKRYVPKSVVKTEFHVKNIPEKGNRSSQSPKRFKGGVSEEFDKLSKSDIRHKFSYDEEAVEEHAKEYPSKNQKEYGYEDEPKYRSKLIASKTQERYDEEDEEEEDDDDENDRPRKREEVNFFKQMAISKEKFREVENVEDEETIPERFKKEDRFQTKKADGNRYREVSPVKTSKYKAGRADSPLPPRKSSESKEQEDVTSLEESPPILKAAHRPTEVTLKMDSLQFGDDVIGSTNILTHERRLCRDLVHKPKKDQEFRSIFQHIQMAQARRSPSEIFAQHIVTLVHHVKEHYFKSAGVTLNERFTMYQRRTAEQEVPRQKSPEIHRRIDISPSALKKRMHLRDEIKNPKESSYKGEGKLRDELDDLRQDIEQRRKYKSKEGEHKKDSSKDSRDSSHSRERSKEKSGKVPKAYKESKKQRKRKKARARSSSSSSSSSSSSPSQEGKDEREEGVGREEPSPGFNKARLGTREFTGPSTRGRARGVFQFRIRGRGYGRGAFPGPSNSSNPGNPTFQKRPREEDWDPEYTPKSKKYYLHDDREGDGDNYWANKRGRGAFQRGRGRFLYKKSNTSPKWTHDKYQGSGQEGVEEEEEEEDGQVAGIAAQEEKSLGAIEQ; this is encoded by the exons CCCTAGGTCTCGTTCCAGGTCGTATTCTCCGACACATAACCGAGAGAGGAATTATCAGCGTGAGTACCAGCCTCGGGAGTTTCGTGCACATCGAGGTTACAGGCGACCCTTCATTCAGCGTCGAGGACGAGGCTACTACCCCAGGGGCAACTGGAACAACCGTGGTGGCTACGGCAACTACGGAAACTACAACCATTACGGTAACTATCGGCCCAACTGGCACAACTACCGGTCAACTTACAGCCCTCGGCGAGGCCGGTCCCGCTCTCGGTCACCCAAGCGGAGGTCCGTGTCGCCGAGGTCCAGGAGCCGCTCCAGGTACACCGATAAGTCATCGTCCAGCAGGTCTCGCAGGTCATCCTCGTCCAGATCTCGCTCCTCTCCTCACCGCAGTCGCTCTGCCTCCCCTAAACGGCGGAGCAAGAAAAATAAGTCATCTCAGAAGGAGGCGGCTGCCTCCCAGTTGCCTGCCCAGGAGTCTGAAGAGCAGCAGAAGCGGTCCCCTGAGGATGGCCAGACTGGGAACGGTAGCTCTGAGGCAGCCACTGGTCCGGCCCCCAAACGTGGTGATTCATGGAAAGGCCTGACTGCCTATGATGCCAGTCCCAAGCACCCTAGCCCTGCCCCACGCTCTACTGTGGTGCTGAAGACCAGTTCACCTTTGCATTCCAGCCCAAGCCAGCAGAGCCCTCCGCAGTCGAGCGTGGCCCGCCATACTTCACCACCTGGGAGCCCCTCACAGATGAGCCCCCAGGGCCGCAGCCCAACCAGGGCGAATACGTCTCACCAGAGCCCGCCATCACTCAGTTCTTCAGTTCGTAGCCTGCCGCGTCAAACGTCGGGCAATCACAGCCCTCCTCAGAGGAGTCCGCCACTGACGAGTCTTGCACAGGGCAATGCACAGAAAGAGGAAGCAAGATCAGGAATGACTGGCTTATTTGTGGAACAGCCGGCCCCAACTATCCCTTCATATCTAAAGAGGTATGTTCCAAAAAG TGTGGTGAAAACGGAATTCCATGTGAAAAATATTCCAGAGAAAGGCAACCGTAGCAGCCAATCTCCAAAGCGGTTCAAGGGCGGAGTTTCAGAGGAGTTTGACAAACTTTCGAAATCTGATATTCGTCACAAATTTAGTTATGATGAAGAGGCAGTGGAGGAACATGCAAAAGAATACCCATCCAAGAACCAAAAGGAATATGGATACGAGGATGAGCCCAAATACAGGAGCAAATTAATCGCAAGTAAAACTCAGGAGAGGTATGATGAGGAGGATGAGGAGGaggaagatgatgatgatgagaatGATAGGCCACGCAAACGGGAAGAAGTAAATTTCTTTAAGCAGATGGCCATCTCCAAGGAGAAGTTTAGGGAGGTGGAGAATGTGGAGGATGAGGAAACAATACCCGAGAGATTTAAAAAAGAGGACCGCTTTCAAACAAAGAAAGCAGATGGGAACAGATACCGAGAGGTATCACCTGTGAAAACATCAAAATATAAGGCAGGCCGAGCAGATAGTCCTCTTCCTCCAAGGAAGAGCTCTGAGTCCAAAGAGCAGGAAGATGTCACTTCTCTGGAGGAGAGCCCGCCAATACTCAAAGCAGCTCATCGTCCTACAGAGGTGACACTGAAAATGGATTCCTTGCAGTTTGGCGATGATGTTATTGG CTCTACCAACATCCTGACCCATGAACGACGCCTTTGTCGTGACCTTGTTCACAAACCTAAAAAAGATCAAGAGTTCCGTTCCATCTTCCAGCACATTCAGATGGCCCAGGCACGACGTAGTCCCTCAGAGATATTTGCTCAGCACATTGTAACTTTGGTTCACCATGTGAAAG AGCATTACTTCAAATCAGCAGGAGTCACATTAAATGAGCGTTTTACAATGTACCAAAGGAGAACAGCTGAGCAGGAAGTTCCCAGGCAGAAGAGCCCAGAAATTCATAG GCGGATTGATATTTCACCCAGTGCTCTAAAGAAACGTATGCATCTGCGTGATGAAATAAAGAATCCGAAAGAGAGCAGCTATAAG GGAGAAGGAAAATTAAGGGATGAACTGGATGACCTGCGCCAAGATATTGAGCAACGtagaaaatataaaagcaaggaaggaGAGCATAAAAAAGATAGTTCCAAAGATTCAAGAGATTCAAGCCATTCACGTGAGCGCTCAAAGGAAAAATCCGGAAAAGTTCCTAAAGCTTATAAGGAATCGAAAAAGCAAAG GAAACGCAAGAAAGCGAGAGCAAGGTCCAGCTCGTCAAGTTCCTcatcttcctcctcctctccatcgcaagagggaaaagatgaaagggAAGAGGGCGTGGGCCGTGAAGAGCCCTCTCCTGGTTTTAACAAAGCTCGCCTTGGAACAAGAGAGTTCACGGGCCCATCAACACGAGGCAGAGCACGTGGAGTTTTT CAGTTCAGAATAAGAGGAAGAGGATATGGCAGGGGAGCGTTTCCTGGTCCCAGCAATAGCAGTAATCCCGGTAACCCAACTTTCCAAAAGCGACCCCGTGAAGAGGACTGGGATCCCGAGTACACGCCAAAAAGCAAAAAATACTACCTG CACGATGACCGTGAGGGAGACGGGGATAACTACTGGGCAAACAAAAGGGGTCGCGGCGCCTTCCAGCGAGGGAGAGGCCGTTTCCTGTACAAAAAGTCCAACACCAGCCCCAAGTGGACACACGACAAATATCAAGGCAGTGGAcaggaaggtgtggaggaggaagaggaagaggaggatggGCAAGTTGCTGGCATCGCCGCCCAGGAGGAGAAAAGTCTGGGTGCGATAGAGCAGTAG